TCAAACGAGCTATTATAAGGGTTTCATTTGCATAATAGACGCTGCCGTCGCTAATTATAGGCCCGCTCAAAAAAGGTAGGAAAATTATAATTCAGGATTTAATCCGCGAGGTGGTAGAAGAATGAGaattattatcattgtttttttttcttcctctaaaTTCCTATCTACACTGTCAGTAGTGGGCTAAGTTACAGGCAACGTGAGACAAATCAATGTGGCGTGTAAATTACACCGGATGAACTGTGATCCATTAGGCTgcaaagtgaaaacaacagTGACACGGTGTAATTaatatcattaaagaagcttgTAGAGGTCTTACCTGCAGGCtttccttttttgtattttttttatttcagagatTTTCGCAGCGCGTCGCACTCCCAAAGAgaaggagatggagggaaaaaagaagagagggggTGGACGGTGGATGGGCTAAATAACGGGTCTATCgaggcaaataaataaatatataaataaataaataaataaataaatagaagagGGGGGGTGATGAGAAAATAAGAAGCACGCGAGGGACCGGATTCTCAATTCCTGATTAGATTCAAAGCAGCCGGTGATGGAAAAAAGGGTCgaacatgcatttaaaaaaaaaaaaaaagaaggctaATACAAAACACGTCACTGAACACGGATTTGTCTACAGTGGATGTGGCcgctgcttgtgtgtgtactCGGGGAGAATGCGTCTctccccccccccgccccccaccctcaccctccacccccaccaccactaccacctcCCCTCCGGTTGGACGAGCGCTCGCCTTGCCTGTCTGCTCTTCTGTTTCTCCCACACTGAGCCCGACGCAAGCAACTTGTCGCATCCCACCAAAACTCCTTAATGATGTGAGTGATGACGGATAATGTCAGAATCGACACAAGATGTAATCTACAAGATCACAGTGAAGGTTTAAACCCCCCTATCCCCaaccccccacctcctcccatATTGAGAGAATTGGTCTGGATGTGCTTATTGGAGCGTGCGCCGCGTGCAGGGGTGTGCGTTTGTAAGTAGCCTATTAGCCATGACATGACCAGGTTATGTAGGACCCTATGTGTGTTATAGAtgtcgattttttttttcttttcttttttttttttttgttgttgttggagagCGACTCGATGGAGCGCCAGTGGGACACTCTTCCTCTgtggtaatgatgatgatgagggcCGCGCTGGTAGTTCTGGGAAATGCAGCAGCACGAGTGCAgccctgcagagagaaagagagatagtgagagggagagagagagacagagagcgagatagagagagagagagagagagagatgttaaaTCATGGAGTCAAATATCTACAGGTCAATATCACTGTATCGATACAGACAGACATTCAGCAGGAGTTCTATAATAAATGGGATAACTGAGCATCCTATCATTGCCATAATTATTTAGTCAAATGACTGTACTGATGATAGACCTTGCTTTTTATGATATAAATTGtgtcgcacacacacacacacacacacacacacatacacacacacacacacacaaatatagatACATACACATAGCAGTTCAGATGCACAAAACTGAGCGGACAATGACCTTCAATAGTTTTAAAATGGCTTTGCTGCCCAGTTcacccctttctctctctctctctctctctctctccctctctctccctccctctctctctctctctctctctctctctctctctctctctctctctcacacacacacacacacacacacacacacatacatgcacacacacaaacatgtacacagaaaagagagagggagagagctaATACAGAGTGACAGGTCTTTCATGCAGTAATGGTGATGGTGAAAAGAGAGATCCACTCAAcccacactgcacacacacacatataaagtcAAACACACACTAGCACACATGCGTGtagagacaaacaaaaaaaggagacagaagcaaatacacacacacaggcctgcgcgcacacacacacacacacacacacacacacacacacacacacacacacacacacagagtgaaaactacattattacagaAAAGTGGCAACAACCACAAGTCACAATTTAATCTCAATTGTTTACACCAGCAGTCAGGCTTCATTCATCAGGAGagacgctcacacacacagaaaactctCATTCCTGGAAGTCAGACAGCAGAGTGCTCGCGCTTTTTAGTTTTATTGACCGGtggatgtttgatgtttgactTCCTAATGtaacacctctctctctctctctctcacagacacacgcacatacatCGCAGTTACTAACTGCCTGCATCATTCACATTCTCGTTTTATTTCTGGATTGAATTTCAGATCATTTTGTGATTGACTGTGAGTCTGCAAATCTTTAATTTCAGATTGCATTTAATTTCTAGTTTAGTTTTTCCCTTGTTAGTCAGAAACCACACACTGTTGCTCTTTGTATTATTAGCTGACCTACACAGCTCCCTCCTTTACTCTTTGTGACCTTGACCACAAACTGGCAGGCTACTTTTTTCCACTGTGTAAAACTTTAAGACAGAgagttattgttgttttataacTGTTTTGGAGAAAGAGAAGTTTAATTGAAGGaattttcacttcacttttactGAAGACACTTgaaattatgatttatttgaaaatttgaTGGCAGTTTTTTTAGTCGTAGGCTGGTTATGATAAACTTTTACTAACCTTCACGCATATGTAAACACATATTCCAGCAAAAGCAGGCACGCACaagcgcatacacacacaacactgatcAATTGTTGCCCTGAGGCTGTGGTGGCTTGCCGTGACTGAGGAGGGAGCCTGGTTAACACCCAGTAGTTCACTGCAGTGCAGTGTGCATTCACTTACTATGGTTCCCTCCATCACAGAGACCAACCAGAACAGCAACCTTTATATATCATATTCATTTCGGTTCAATGTGGACTCACGTCACTACAGTTCATATCAGAGAGATGTTTTCAAGGATTACTTTACTATacaaatcaaaaataatattaacCATATCTAAAAACATATAacatcaatatatatataagttaTATAAGTTAAAGATTCAGAAGCAGATAATCAGAGGGGGCACAGAGTGAAATGAACCCATGTTCaaggttttatttctattaagCAGAGTAGTGAAAGTGAGTGACAGATGTCAACACTTTCAAGAACAGTGATCTTATCACAATTGCTATTCAATTATGTAACTCAGGATTATACAGCATCAGTTCCATTGAAGCATCaaaaagcatttgtttttttttttctttacagagaTGGTCATGTGCAAGAAGACTAGGCTTTATGCAGAAGCAAGCGTAGCTACACCCTTTTATGTAATCATGTAGAGGCAAAGAAAAAGGCTGGGGGTAGAGAGGGAAAAACAAAGAGGTACAGAGACGAAAAAAGGAAAGCACTGCCGCAGTTTAAGAGGCACTGAATGATTATCGACTGGTTTTAGAAATTAAAACGAGAAATGGTTCATGTaaaggaagaaacagaaagaataCATCCTGCTGTCACAAAGGTCACAATGGGGTCGGCAGTACACTAAAGGTTGGAGAAGTGGACTTTTGACCAGAAGGTTTAGAAGAAAGAAGATCTAGAAAGAAGTGAAATACTTTGATCTTTTCTGATAGCTACTGcagaggtgcccttgagcaaggcacttaacCCCCTAACTGTAACAGCAGAATCAACAGTAGAAGGCTGCAGTTACACAGGGCGTCTCCtttataatgtaaatgtgtgcaACTGTATGAATAAAAATCAGGGCAACATTGAAAAACCGCATTTAtgcttcacaaaaaaaaaacaaaaaaacaaaccctgaaCAAAGGCGAAAATATGGTGATAACTCCATGTTCTCTTTATATGCTCCCCTGGATTGTAAGTCTTTATTTCCATCCCACACATCTTCTGTAGGACATCAGTGTGTTTCCCTCTCTCCAGCATCACAGTGATAATGAAAACCAGCCATTACACAATGAAATGTTGGTTTAACTCTCATTTCAGAGACATATCGTATCGACATATCCATATGCATGATGTGCCTTAAAaacgaacaaacaaaaaataactgcTCTAAATTAAAATACTTCTGTTTTTGATGTGCAGGTCCTTCTTGTCTCGAGAAGAGTGAATACTCCTGTTTACTCTTCTGCATCTTTGagatactgtacagtatttaagAGCAACTTGATCAGAGCAATAAGCTTTGGGAGCATCTGAAAATATTCCTTACATACTACAAACCTCCCACAATATAACcgtattttgtatatttgtgttttgcgTTTACACAATTTCATATTAGGATAAAACACCCTACATTGTTGTATAAAACAGACTGTTGAAGGAAAAGTCAGTCTCACCCAAGGGGATGTTCAGAAAGTTTAAAGGCAGAACCTCCAATACCTGCTGTAACATGCAAGTCAATcaagagaaaattaatcagcaactattatGAATCAGTTCATTGATTTGTtggctccagcttctcaaaagtgaggatttaatgcttttctttgtcgaATTTGGCAGTAAATAGTAGAaatttgaatgtgaatgtgtcccatttttcactattttctgtctattcatagacaaaatgattaattgaaaaaaaaaaacatactacaTTTTCATCAAAGCAAAAATGTCCAGATACTCCAGAAACATATGGCAATGATGCACTGTTGCAAATGGCTGccaaatgtgttgtttaaaaACTGTCTATGTAATGTCAAAAACAGAGGACCCACATGTCACAAACAGTTGCATTGTTCTTTGAGTAATAAGTGCAAATGTAACTAATACTTTCATCATATAAGTTTCCCAGATATATAAAAAAGCTAATATGCTTTAAAAATTATTCTAACATGTCTTTAAAGCATATATCTTGATCCTTTTTTGTTGTGTTCATAACTGCATTCTGACCATCTTATGAATAGACAGCAGGTCCAGTCCAACCCATCTGTGCTGCAACATCGACTGACACACAGTGCTGGTCAGTGATGAAGGAAGTGTGCATGAAAAGGTAGTGAACTAGTCCCAAAGCTGGTCCAGGTCAGTGCAGAAAGTGTCCAGTAGAGGGCGTCACAACCCTGTATCAGTATCCGGATGGTTCTTTCTTCAAACCAGCATGCACTGCATCCAGAGGGTATGTTGTTGGTTGTAGTGCGCCTGTTTCAGAGTCTTCATCCAAAAGCAAGAATGAGTCAGACATTTTCTTGATGTGACTTGGTCAAATTGTGCCAAAGCTTCATTCATAATTTACAACAGCTATAGAGAAGTCCTCATGAGCAATTTTATCTACAAGAAGTTAGAAATTTGTATCttaaacaaatatgtaaaacataaagTTGATTACTCTTCATGATATTTCAGAACATCATCCGCCTGcatctgtattttctttttttacaaatgttaaCAACATTCACATACATTGTTCTCATTTCAGAGTTATTCTATAGTtaactaatattttttaataaataatattattaatactaCTTTGAATCTGGATTGATGATGTAAGAAATTCAGACAAGAGTATATTTAACCATATTACCGTTTCGTAAAAAGGTACATTGTCCATGTATTTGCATGAATCATTTATCTATAAAACTATGTGCATCCTCAGTCTTTGTTATCTGTGTTTTGCATTGTACATTTCCAAGTGCATACAAATTTCCCGCAGCACTGCAGTATCTTCGTATTATACTGCAGCCCCTCGCTCTCTCCCTtcctcactctccctctcctgcATCTCCCCTGTCACTCACCTAACATCTAAAGTCTTTCTAGGAAACACTCTTTTCCCCTCTTTCCAGCATGAAAAAACCtgaatttctattttttttcccttttctcctGTTTCTATTCCTTGCTGTCATCGCAGTTCCtgtaaaatgtttctttcaGGCTCCTTTGTCCTTTGTTCATATTGTTCCAAAGCTACATTTCTTATATTTGGTCACCCCGCCCCCCCCACTACATGTCATATGATCTGTGCTCCACATCAGCCTTTGATCCAAGCTCAGCATTTGATCTCATCCACATCTAAATGTTCAGCATACATGATGATGAGGAGTCActgtctctccttccctccccaGTGCTCCCTCTTTCTAACAGGGGGAGGCactcatgtgcatgtgtgtatgataGTGAGGGGGGTGCACAGGCGATGGAGGCATGGCCATGGGAAGGGCCTGGCCTTGGGGATGTGAGGAGTGCGACCTGGGCagggtgtgtgtggaggggtATCCAGCAGACTGTGGGGGCATTTGGTAGCTCCCTGCAGAAGAAGACCCTGAGGGCGGGCTGCCCTGGATGCCTGTCTGAAGGTTGCCTTTGGGCGGCGCCGGGGGCGTCTGATTGAGCTGGATGGAGATGTCGCTGGAGGCCTCAGAGGTGCTGCGGCCTCGTTTTGGTGGGGGCCAGGAGGACTCTGGGTGGAGGTACTGGCCGCTGTAGTCGCTGCTCTCCGACAGGCGGGGGCGGTAGAGTGCAGGGTGGGGGCGGTACATCTCTTCCTCGGCGTAGCGCTTCATAAAAAGATAGACTGACATCACCCCGGCCCCCTGAGACAGTGagtgagaagaggagaggaagatgggGAGATAAGATGCCACAGGGAGAGAGGGGTTAGGTTACATAAATGAATCGAGCtatgagacaaaataaaacttcaaaaaaatAGTAACAAGCGGTGGCCGGGGAAATCAGATTAAAAGTGACTGATAGGAAGAAGTGCAAAAAGGATGTACAAGGCAGAAAGGTGCAAGGACTCTGTATATGTGCTTTTGATCGCTAAGGATTGAGAAAGATGATGGTATACTGTGTGCTTTACATTCTTGTAAACTCATACAACGTAGATTAAAATGGTATGAAAATCAAAAGGAGGATATGAgaatgtggagaaaagagaagatggTGAGAAAAGAGTGgcaagaggaggggaggaggttTAGTTCACACTGAACTGTCCACTGCACCACATTAAGagcagtgctgctgctgatgatgggaaagaggcagaaggagaagggggaggggagaaggagggaggagaggtgggGAGATGAGCAGAGGAGTCACATGAAACTGCACCATGCATGGATGCACACATGAACTCACACACGCAAGCCCTGCAGTCCTGCACATAACCATTGATACCTCACATTGTCTCCAGAATACTTATTGTCTTAACTGCTTGCCAATTCAGGAAATATCACTCGTACcatataaattaaaatacattctCTGCGTGTAGCGTATGTATGCAAATAGTTTTCTTACCCATATTTTTTACCACTCAGTTACACACAGAGCCCAGACTGACCTCTTTGAGCAAGAAGGAAGAGGCAGCGAAGGCGAAAGACCAGCCGTAATGGTAGTTGAAGAACTGCTCGGGCTCCCTGGGCCggttcatcacctcatcattaATACTGGAGATGTAGAGCACCAGGCCCACCACCAGACTGAGGCCTACACACAGCACATTAACAATGAcagagtaagagagagaaagagagtcagATGCAGGGACAAGGGAGAGCAAGGAGGTCATTATATAACTATCCAGACATCTGCACCAATATGGCGAGACTTTAGAAGCAAgatcaagagagagagagatgggatgTAAAGTGACCACGCCAACCAATTAGCTTCCAAAATGCTAACATTAAtaaagagatggaggagagatcgaagaatgagagagagagtctgtgtgAAACATAATGAGAGACAGGAAggttcattaaaaatgattgaAGGACAACTAAAGATGAATGACTTCAGGAAATGAAAGATCTTTGCTTCATTTTTACCTCATAGAAGCGAAACAAAACATAGCTCATTCAtgcgaaaaaaaaaagtgtggcAGTAGTGTAATTTCCTGGTAGCATTGTAGTAgcaaaaataagttttttgCTGAGAGAACTGGATGATCCTCTGATTCAAATATTTGGCTTATCCTTTTTCTCatgttggactttttttttttaagtctctCAGCTTCCTTCATCCcctatttgcatttatttaaactaagctaaaccattttcattcttttattcaTCCCAAGATCCAACAATTAGCTGATAATCGATgccaaaaatgccaaactttcCAGAGTTCCAGCTTCTTCAttttgaggatttgctgctattctttgtcatatgtgaaaGTAAATTGAATAACTTTGAGTTTAGGACAGTAGATTGGACTAAACAAGTAATCACCTGGAATATACAAAAGTGTGATGGGCTTTactcactattttctgatattttagaCTAGACTACACTAGAATAATTGTTAGTTAATATTGTCTggatttatacatttaaagcttttgtctcccccttctggcagcgAGAGTAAAGGGGGCCCTTggctgtgattgcctgacacaggcatgcagtACTCTCTCATGTGCACCCTGAATGACAAGCACATAGAGAGGGCGGTCCACCGGCCCAAAATCTGATTTTTGATGGCCCACCAGCCCAGTATGCCTGATGGCCAGTACACCAATAGACATAacctactgttgcagctgtaaaacagtgggtaacttgttttgagtgtcacacaacccctgtgaaatgactcgtttcactatcagaatttgatccattcggacCTATaatatttggaaagtctagaagagctgcacgattAACGGCCAAACAGCCAGTGCAAGAATGTCGCGTCCGACATGATATTTAAAAACTCCATATACTGTGGaatacagagagatttttctggtggtgataggcttaatcagcattgtgtgaactcatttgacaagggcttgaatgtaacggacattcatttatatgtaaaagttccgcactgcaggttcaAATTTTGTTCTTCTCGGCCtgacacactttttaaaatgcagcatACTGTGAAAACATTGGTGTGTTCAAGTCAGCACTCAGTATAATCATTGTATGGTAAACCAGACTTGGCTTTCAAAACTGAAAGACCCAGAAAACATCACATACAACATTAAATACCCCCACTTCAAGGAACATTCACATGCTCTCTCTTTCCTGCCttagaaaatgttaaatgcatGAGGTACAACATATGGCCAACATCGAAGAATCAATATTCGAAGAAAGCTGCATGCTGTAAGCAGCGAATAGGAATATTTTTAGCTTTCACTGCAATATTCAAATGCACCAGAGCTGTCAAGCTGTTCTGCCCTTTACATAAACGGCTGGTTTAAGAGGTTGTGTTGTCGATTTAAAATTGAAAAGCATGGAAAATGCAGAAACCATGCTGCTGTCAATCCTGCAATGACAGAACATCTTTGTCTAAATAAGTAACATCAGAAAAGAGGgaaacacacaggcatgcatATATGAAGCaagtaaaagaagagaaagtgtgttgtatatgcgtgtgtgagacaaaagaaggaaaaaattGAGATAAATTTAGTGTCTGCAAGCAAGCATAAGCAATATTcttatggtgtttgtgtgtaaatgagaaacaaaagtcacagaaagaggaaaatagAACAACATCAACCTCTAACCAAGCTTGAACAGCTGTGGCTACatgctgtgtttttcctcccctctctgaATTCTGTAATATTAACCAGAACATGGTGTCACTGCACCCCGCCTGCCGACCCAAACTACAATATTTACAAGACCACCTTGACAGTGATGCAAGCAGAATAGGTTTATATACCACTCTatagtccacacacacaccgcagaCCCAGTGACTCAGAATACTGAAAGAATAAACTCTGAATGAAGGAGCAAGTAGGAAacaagagggaagagagggacTGAGAGGGGGTTAGAAACGGAAACAGCAAAGAAAACTGAGAGGCTGGATGAACaagagaagggaggagggggaggggaggggggtgagcAAGGAaggcaggaggaagagagaggctTAGTGCAGCAGAATAT
This sequence is a window from Thunnus thynnus chromosome 10, fThuThy2.1, whole genome shotgun sequence. Protein-coding genes within it:
- the LOC137191304 gene encoding voltage-dependent calcium channel gamma-7 subunit-like, whose product is MSSCSSRALTILSTVFGACGLLLVGVAVSTDYWLIVVEGIILQQNQSMEVKMALHSGLWRVCFVAGSENGRCVASEYFTEPDIEITTENTANILKMVRTATPFPMVSLLFVFTAFVISNIGHIRPQRTILAFVSGIFFILSGLSLVVGLVLYISSINDEVMNRPREPEQFFNYHYGWSFAFAASSFLLKEGAGVMSVYLFMKRYAEEEMYRPHPALYRPRLSESSDYSGQYLHPESSWPPPKRGRSTSEASSDISIQLNQTPPAPPKGNLQTGIQGSPPSGSSSAGSYQMPPQSAGYPSTHTLPRSHSSHPQGQALPMAMPPSPVHPPHYHTHMHMSASPC